The genomic stretch CTGGAAGGCGGTGAGCCCGACGCTCACGCTGCTCAATGATCCGCGTGCGCTGGGCATCGGCGCGCGCCACATCACGATCTCCACCGTTGGCGTCCTGCCGGGCATTCAGGCGCTCGCCGCGCGTCCGGAGCAGTTCCGGCTCGCGATCTCGATTCATGCGCCCAGCGATGCGTTGCGCCAGACGCTCATGCCGGTGAACACCAAGTATCCGTTGGCGGAGGTGATCGATGCCGCGAAGGTGTTCGACCGCCGTGTCACGTTCGAATACGTGATGCTGGGTGGCGTGAACGATCAGCCCGAGCATGCGGCCCAGCTCGCGCAGCTCGCGCGCGAGTGTCGCGCGTTCGTCAATCTGATCCCCTTGCACCCGGGTGGCTCGATGGGCTTCACGCCGACGCCGACCACGCAGATCACCGCCTTCGCCAAGGCCATGCGCGCCCGCGGCGTGGAGACGGCGGTGCGGCGGAGCCGCGGCCTCGACATCGCCGCCGCGTGCGGTCAGCTACGGACGGAGCGGCTCGGTCGGCGGTTGCCAGTCGCTGCCGATGAAGACCGTGAGGTCCACGTAGCGTGAGGTATCGGGACGCGCGGAGACGCGTCCCACGCCAAGGGCCTTCCGCACGCGCTCGCCCCAGGCCTCGTGGCCGGTGTGCACTTCGATGAGCGTCTCGGTCCGCGCCAGTTTGGGCGCACTGTCGAAGTCCACCACGTCGTAGCCGAAGTCGCGCAGCCACAGCGTGGCGCGACGCGCGAGCCCCCGAACACTGGTCGCGTTGATCACCCGCACCACGATGCGCGTCCCCGCGGGGGCCTGCGCGCTCGTATCGCCGAGCGCCGCGACCGGTGACGTCGTCGCCGGGCCGTCGCCGCTGGGCGCGGCCGTCGCGGCGTCGTCACGCAGCCACCACCACCCGCCGGCAATCGCCACGAGCAGCACCACAATCGCGACCAGCAGGCCGCCGCGTCGTGCACGCGACGGAACCGCCGGGCCCTCGCCCGGCCAGCTGGGCATTCCGCTGGTCATCGTGCTACCGGACCGCGTTCCAGAGGGTCACGGTTTCGTGCGCGAGGCCCTTCCCTTCGCGGATGGTCCACTCGAGACGCAAGCGCACCACCTGACGAAACACCGCATCGAAGGCGTCGGGGACGCGCGCCGCGAGGAAGGCGCGATCGGCCTGCATGAACTGGCGTCCGGGCTCGAGAAAATCCGCCATGTAGAGCGCCCGTCCGGTTCGTCTCCAACCGGCAAAGCCCACGGTATGCCACCGAATCGCGTCGAGCACGTCCTGTCGCTGCTCGCCCTCGGCCAGCAGTCGGTCCGCTGCCGCCGGTCCATGCAAGAGGCCATACGGACGCTCGGCATCGCCGGTGAGCTGCCGCAGCGTCGGTTCGTCGGCGTCGCGCAGCGCATCATGCCAGCGTCCGGCGTCGTGCCATGCCGCGCGCTCGTCGCCGGTGAGCGACAACTGCGCCGACCAGGTGTCGAGCAACGCGGTGACACGGCCGATGTGCGCCCGCCGCTTGTCGGAGACGATCGCCCACGCCGGGAGCTCCGGCGCCTGTCCTGCCGTCACGATGGAAGCCTCGGTTACGCGGCGTCGATCCCGCGGCGCAGCGCGGCCGTGAGCGCCATGGCCTCATCGACCGACCGGCCCGCCGCGCGCACGAGCGCACTGCCCACCACCACGCCATCGCCAAGCTTGGCGGCGGCCTGTGCCTGCTCGGGCGTCGAGATGCCGAAACCAATGCAGATGGGGAGCGTGGTGGCGCCACGAAGCCGGGCCACCGTGTCCGGCAAATCCTCGGGGAGCGATGCGCGCTCACCGGTGACGCCCAGCCGGCTGATGAGGTACACGAACCCGCCGCCGTGTCGGCCAATCTCGGCCATGCGCGGTGCCGGCGTGGTCGGGGCGACCAGCCGTACAAAATCGAGGCCGCTTTCGCCGAACCACGCCTCGCGGACCGGATCGGCACCGACGGGCAGGTCGGTCGCGAGGACACCGTCTACCCCAGCGGCGCGCGCGCGCGCGAGCACGTCCGGCCCACCGGCGATGATCGGGTTCAGATAGCTGAACAGCACGACCGGCACGGACACCTGCGCCTCGGCCACGATCTCGAGCGTGCGCTCGAGGGTGATCCCCTGATCCAGCGCGATCTGCGAGCTCTGCTGGATGACCGGACCGTCGGCCATCGGATCGGAGAACGGCACACCGATCTCGATCACATCGGCGCCCGCTTTGGCGACGCCGCGCATCAACGCCACGCTGGTGGCGAAGTCCGGATGCCCGGCGGTCAGGTAGGCGACGAGTGCTCGGCGGCCCTCGGCCTTGAGGTCAGCGAAGCGCTGCGTAAGGCGCGAGGTTGTCACAGCAGCATCAGGCGAAATAGTCGCCGAGTTGGATGGCATAGCGCTCAGGATCTTCGGTACGCAGCACGCTGCGCACGTACTGGCCGCTCTCGTCCTGCTCGGTGAGGTCGAGGAGATCGGGCTGGTCCACGAAGTTGCCGCGATCGTCCATGATGATTTGCACCAGCGGACGCGAGAGCGCCGTGGGGTCGGGATTGGGGGCGATGACCACGGCCAGTTCGTAGCTGTCGAGCACGACGAGGCTGCCCATGGGATAGATGCCCACGAGATTGATGAACGCCTTGACCAGCGAGGGATCGAGGCCGAGCCGCGGATTGTCGCGCATCCCGCGCAGGGCATCGTGTGGCGTCCAGACGGCGTCGCGATACACGCGCTCGGTGGTGGCCGCATCGAAGGCATCGGCCACCGCGATGATCTTGCTGTAGAAGTTGAGCGTCCGCGGACGGACCACGGTGGGATAGCCACTGTGGTCGATGCGCATGTGATGCTCGTACGCCGTGATCATCGCGCGCCACGGGCGCAACGCGCCGGTGGGCAGGGAGAAGAGGGCGAGCACCCCGTGCCAGGTGTGGGTGCGCATCAGCGCCACTTCGTCTTCGGTGAGCGGCTCCTGCTTGTTCAGCACCTCGAGCGGAATGCGCGCCTTGCCGATGTCGTGCAGCAGCGAGGCGAGACCGAGATCGAGCAGCTGCGTTTTCGTGAGACCCAGGCGGCGTCCGAGTGCGACCGACAGGATGCACACGTTCACGCTGTGCACGAAGGTGTATTCATCGAAGTCGCGCAGCGTGGTCATGCCGAGCAGCGATGCGCTGTCGGTCATGATCATGTCCACGATGCCCTGTACGGCCCGTTTGGCCTGCCGCAGCCCCTGACTGCGCCCCAGGCGCGCCGACGTGAGCACCTCGCGGGTCACCTCGATGGAGCGCGCGTAGGTGCGACGCGCCCGTTCCCGTGCACTCGGTTCGACTTCCTCGCGGTCTGCGACCTCGCTGAGATCGAACAGCTCGAACGCGGCGATGTCCGCCTGTGCCAGTCGCTCGCGCAGGCGCTCCGCGCGATCCTCGACCGGCGTGTCCGCCGGCGGGGCGTGCAGGAACGACAGCAGTACCACCCAGGCGCGCGATGGCGGCGGCACCGGGATGCTGAGTCCGCCCAGTCCCGCGTTCCGGAAGAGGGCGAGTAGCGACGCGACCGCTGCGTAGTTGTCAAAGGCCAGCCGCAGTCGCGTGTCGTTGACGAAGAACTGGTCCCCCACCGACCGGAGCTCGCACTGCCCATCGGCGTCGATGACACGTTCGGTGGCGTTGCCCAGCTCGATGATGGCCTTCTGTACGGCGGCGTTCTCGATCGGATACAGCCGCACCGCGCGAATCGCGGCGTTCATGGCAATCACGAGCGCGCGGCCATGGCGCTGGGGACCAGCCCCCTGCACCGCGGCGGATGACAGCGGCGTTCCCGGCCCGGTCATGCGCCGTCCCGCATGGCCCGCAGCACGGCGCTGCGGACGACGACTTCCTTGGTGTCGCTCGCCTTCTGCAGCGAGGCGAACGCGGCGGGGGTCCCGATCAGGCCGAGGGCCCGGGCGGCGCAGGCGCGGAACTCCGGGGGCTCCTTGGCGCCGAGCAATCCCTTGCTGTTCAGAATGGCATCGAGTTCGGCGACGCCGGCGTCACCGCACAACGATCCAAACGCCTCGAACAGCGCCATCTTCTCGCCGAGATCGGTCGCCCGCGTTTCCTTGGCGCGCAGCACCGCGAGGAGGCGCGGGAGCACGG from Gemmatimonadaceae bacterium encodes the following:
- the rlmN gene encoding 23S rRNA (adenine(2503)-C(2))-methyltransferase RlmN, whose translation is MPAAPAPSLPDLLDLEPDAALTVLRDWFAARGEPAYRATQVFGRLWQKPVRTFDDITELPKALREALAGDFRLSSLPLATRQASRDGTEKFLFQLHDGQLIETVAIPDGDRMTFCISSQAGCALQCAFCATGAMGFQRNLTPAEIAGQVRELRMLTPPILPTNIVFMGMGEPLMNWKAVSPTLTLLNDPRALGIGARHITISTVGVLPGIQALAARPEQFRLAISIHAPSDALRQTLMPVNTKYPLAEVIDAAKVFDRRVTFEYVMLGGVNDQPEHAAQLAQLARECRAFVNLIPLHPGGSMGFTPTPTTQITAFAKAMRARGVETAVRRSRGLDIAAACGQLRTERLGRRLPVAADEDREVHVA
- a CDS encoding LytR C-terminal domain-containing protein; translation: MTSGMPSWPGEGPAVPSRARRGGLLVAIVVLLVAIAGGWWWLRDDAATAAPSGDGPATTSPVAALGDTSAQAPAGTRIVVRVINATSVRGLARRATLWLRDFGYDVVDFDSAPKLARTETLIEVHTGHEAWGERVRKALGVGRVSARPDTSRYVDLTVFIGSDWQPPTEPLRP
- the trpA gene encoding tryptophan synthase subunit alpha, with protein sequence MTTSRLTQRFADLKAEGRRALVAYLTAGHPDFATSVALMRGVAKAGADVIEIGVPFSDPMADGPVIQQSSQIALDQGITLERTLEIVAEAQVSVPVVLFSYLNPIIAGGPDVLARARAAGVDGVLATDLPVGADPVREAWFGESGLDFVRLVAPTTPAPRMAEIGRHGGGFVYLISRLGVTGERASLPEDLPDTVARLRGATTLPICIGFGISTPEQAQAAAKLGDGVVVGSALVRAAGRSVDEAMALTAALRRGIDAA
- a CDS encoding HD domain-containing protein, which encodes MTGPGTPLSSAAVQGAGPQRHGRALVIAMNAAIRAVRLYPIENAAVQKAIIELGNATERVIDADGQCELRSVGDQFFVNDTRLRLAFDNYAAVASLLALFRNAGLGGLSIPVPPPSRAWVVLLSFLHAPPADTPVEDRAERLRERLAQADIAAFELFDLSEVADREEVEPSARERARRTYARSIEVTREVLTSARLGRSQGLRQAKRAVQGIVDMIMTDSASLLGMTTLRDFDEYTFVHSVNVCILSVALGRRLGLTKTQLLDLGLASLLHDIGKARIPLEVLNKQEPLTEDEVALMRTHTWHGVLALFSLPTGALRPWRAMITAYEHHMRIDHSGYPTVVRPRTLNFYSKIIAVADAFDAATTERVYRDAVWTPHDALRGMRDNPRLGLDPSLVKAFINLVGIYPMGSLVVLDSYELAVVIAPNPDPTALSRPLVQIIMDDRGNFVDQPDLLDLTEQDESGQYVRSVLRTEDPERYAIQLGDYFA